One Panicum virgatum strain AP13 chromosome 9K, P.virgatum_v5, whole genome shotgun sequence genomic region harbors:
- the LOC120651441 gene encoding putative FBD-associated F-box protein At5g56690 isoform X1, translating to MKSLSMCAYLVSQTAGCIISSKLPPKEVVRTSVLSSKWRNLWTIFPKLRFDGTVMFGKKINGEQREQYARQFIDTVNVVLHQCHGKVVEELVIKFNFDSLLMDHLNNWVRFAASSHTKSLSFDLTPRGLEVFDDPQYIFPFKLFDSRCISHLQLHFVSIMLPTQSCGFPKLRKLDLRNVKVRAKEHEYMLSNCSSLEWFSIAFCNTKGELKVQSPLPRLLYMNVSFCELTKMEFRAVKLRTFVYEGSAVPINLTEVSKLKNANIYFTESTIGNAIPELANALTNVQNLTLKIYVHPPEVPCLIENPSRFCHLKHLQLLLWYNMDVDNLSLVSLLGTALFIEKLEIHFSSVFGFYLMKGTSIRRLKRTYNYLKDVCITGFQASNGQIEFLVHVVENTPALQVLTIDPLDRLMKGDPLLVIEREVDFIDAAYRIVREYIEENVSPKCSVRLLS from the exons ATGAAATCGCTGAGCATGTGTGCCTATTTGGTATCCCAAACTGCAGGATGTATTATTTCGTCAAAATTGCCTCCGAAGGAGGTAGTAAGGACTAGTGTTCTATCAAGTAAATGGAGAAATTTGTGGACAATTTTCCCCAAACTGAGATTTGATGGCACTGTTATGTTTGGGAAGAAAATAAATGGTGAACAAAGGGAGCAGTATGCTCGGCAGTTCATTGACACTGTCAATGTAGTCCTACATCAGTGCCATGGCAAAGTAGTTGAAGAACTTGTTATCAAATTTAACTTCGACAGCTTGCTGATGGATCATCTCAATAATTGGGTTAGATTTGCTGCATCGTCGCATACGAAGTCTCTTTCTTTTGATCTAACACCAAGGGGTCTTGAAGTTTTCGATGATCCTCAGTATATCTTCCCTTTCAAACTTTTTGACAGCAGATGTATATCTCATCTTCAGCTTCACTTTGTATCTATCATGTTACCTACACAGTCCTGTGGTTTCCCAAAACTTAGAAAGCTTGATCTGCGTAATGTCAAGGTCAGAGCAAAAGAGCATGAGTACATGTTGTCTAATTGCAGTTCTCTTGAGTGGTTCAGTATTGCTTTTTGCAATACGAAGGGTGAACTAAAGGTTCAGAGCCCACTTCCCAGGCTGCTATACATGAATGTCTCATTCTGTGAACTAACAAAGATGGAATTTCGTGCTGTGAAGCTCAGAACATTTGTTTATGAAGGATCAGCAGTGCCTATTAACCTGACTGAGGTCTCCAAGCTGAAAAATGCAAATATATATTTTACTGAATCAACTATTGGGAATGCTATTCCTGAACTAGCTAATGCACTCACAAATGTGCAGAATCTCACCTTGAAGATTTATGTCCATCCACCAGAG GTTCCTTGTTTGATTGAAAATCCATCCAGATTTTGTCATTTGAAGCATTTGCAGTTGCTGTTGTGGTACAATATGGACGTTGACAATCTATCTCTGGTCTCTTTACTGGGAACTGCTTTGTTTATTGAAAAGTTGGAGATCCAT TTTAGTAGTGTTTTTGGTTTTTACCTAATGAAAGGAACATCAATCAGGAGATTGAAGCGTACATACAACTATCTCAAGGACGTGTGTATTACAGGATTTCAAGCATCCAATGGCCAAATTGAATTTCTTGTACACGTTGTGGAAAATACCCCTGCCTTGCAGGTCTTAACTATAGACCCGTTGGATAGACTGATGAAGGGAGATCCATTGTTAGTTATTGAGAGAGAGGTGGACTTTATAGATGCAGCATACAGAATTGTTCGCGAATATATTGAAGAGAACGTTTCACCGAAATGTTCTGTAAGATTGCTGTCGTAG
- the LOC120651441 gene encoding putative FBD-associated F-box protein At5g56690 isoform X3 yields the protein MKSLSMCAYLVSQTAGCIISSKLPPKEVVRTSVLSSKWRNLWTIFPKLRFDGTVMFGKKINGEQREQYARQFIDTVNVVLHQCHGKVVEELVIKFNFDSLLMDHLNNWVRFAASSHTKSLSFDLTPRGLEVFDDPQYIFPFKLFDSRCISHLQLHFVSIMLPTQSCGFPKLRKLDLRNVKVRAKEHEYMLSNCSSLEWFSIAFCNTKGELKVQSPLPRLLYMNVSFCELTKMEFRAVKLRTFVYEGSAVPINLTEVSKLKNANIYFTESTIGNAIPELANALTNVQNLTLKIYVHPPEVPCLIENPSRFCHLKHLQLLLWYNMDVDNLSLVSLLGTALFIEKLEIHEIEAYIQLSQGRVYYRISSIQWPN from the exons ATGAAATCGCTGAGCATGTGTGCCTATTTGGTATCCCAAACTGCAGGATGTATTATTTCGTCAAAATTGCCTCCGAAGGAGGTAGTAAGGACTAGTGTTCTATCAAGTAAATGGAGAAATTTGTGGACAATTTTCCCCAAACTGAGATTTGATGGCACTGTTATGTTTGGGAAGAAAATAAATGGTGAACAAAGGGAGCAGTATGCTCGGCAGTTCATTGACACTGTCAATGTAGTCCTACATCAGTGCCATGGCAAAGTAGTTGAAGAACTTGTTATCAAATTTAACTTCGACAGCTTGCTGATGGATCATCTCAATAATTGGGTTAGATTTGCTGCATCGTCGCATACGAAGTCTCTTTCTTTTGATCTAACACCAAGGGGTCTTGAAGTTTTCGATGATCCTCAGTATATCTTCCCTTTCAAACTTTTTGACAGCAGATGTATATCTCATCTTCAGCTTCACTTTGTATCTATCATGTTACCTACACAGTCCTGTGGTTTCCCAAAACTTAGAAAGCTTGATCTGCGTAATGTCAAGGTCAGAGCAAAAGAGCATGAGTACATGTTGTCTAATTGCAGTTCTCTTGAGTGGTTCAGTATTGCTTTTTGCAATACGAAGGGTGAACTAAAGGTTCAGAGCCCACTTCCCAGGCTGCTATACATGAATGTCTCATTCTGTGAACTAACAAAGATGGAATTTCGTGCTGTGAAGCTCAGAACATTTGTTTATGAAGGATCAGCAGTGCCTATTAACCTGACTGAGGTCTCCAAGCTGAAAAATGCAAATATATATTTTACTGAATCAACTATTGGGAATGCTATTCCTGAACTAGCTAATGCACTCACAAATGTGCAGAATCTCACCTTGAAGATTTATGTCCATCCACCAGAG GTTCCTTGTTTGATTGAAAATCCATCCAGATTTTGTCATTTGAAGCATTTGCAGTTGCTGTTGTGGTACAATATGGACGTTGACAATCTATCTCTGGTCTCTTTACTGGGAACTGCTTTGTTTATTGAAAAGTTGGAGATCCAT GAGATTGAAGCGTACATACAACTATCTCAAGGACGTGTGTATTACAGGATTTCAAGCATCCAATGGCCAAATTGA
- the LOC120651441 gene encoding uncharacterized protein LOC120651441 isoform X2 — protein MFGKKINGEQREQYARQFIDTVNVVLHQCHGKVVEELVIKFNFDSLLMDHLNNWVRFAASSHTKSLSFDLTPRGLEVFDDPQYIFPFKLFDSRCISHLQLHFVSIMLPTQSCGFPKLRKLDLRNVKVRAKEHEYMLSNCSSLEWFSIAFCNTKGELKVQSPLPRLLYMNVSFCELTKMEFRAVKLRTFVYEGSAVPINLTEVSKLKNANIYFTESTIGNAIPELANALTNVQNLTLKIYVHPPEVPCLIENPSRFCHLKHLQLLLWYNMDVDNLSLVSLLGTALFIEKLEIHFSSVFGFYLMKGTSIRRLKRTYNYLKDVCITGFQASNGQIEFLVHVVENTPALQVLTIDPLDRLMKGDPLLVIEREVDFIDAAYRIVREYIEENVSPKCSVRLLS, from the exons ATGTTTGGGAAGAAAATAAATGGTGAACAAAGGGAGCAGTATGCTCGGCAGTTCATTGACACTGTCAATGTAGTCCTACATCAGTGCCATGGCAAAGTAGTTGAAGAACTTGTTATCAAATTTAACTTCGACAGCTTGCTGATGGATCATCTCAATAATTGGGTTAGATTTGCTGCATCGTCGCATACGAAGTCTCTTTCTTTTGATCTAACACCAAGGGGTCTTGAAGTTTTCGATGATCCTCAGTATATCTTCCCTTTCAAACTTTTTGACAGCAGATGTATATCTCATCTTCAGCTTCACTTTGTATCTATCATGTTACCTACACAGTCCTGTGGTTTCCCAAAACTTAGAAAGCTTGATCTGCGTAATGTCAAGGTCAGAGCAAAAGAGCATGAGTACATGTTGTCTAATTGCAGTTCTCTTGAGTGGTTCAGTATTGCTTTTTGCAATACGAAGGGTGAACTAAAGGTTCAGAGCCCACTTCCCAGGCTGCTATACATGAATGTCTCATTCTGTGAACTAACAAAGATGGAATTTCGTGCTGTGAAGCTCAGAACATTTGTTTATGAAGGATCAGCAGTGCCTATTAACCTGACTGAGGTCTCCAAGCTGAAAAATGCAAATATATATTTTACTGAATCAACTATTGGGAATGCTATTCCTGAACTAGCTAATGCACTCACAAATGTGCAGAATCTCACCTTGAAGATTTATGTCCATCCACCAGAG GTTCCTTGTTTGATTGAAAATCCATCCAGATTTTGTCATTTGAAGCATTTGCAGTTGCTGTTGTGGTACAATATGGACGTTGACAATCTATCTCTGGTCTCTTTACTGGGAACTGCTTTGTTTATTGAAAAGTTGGAGATCCAT TTTAGTAGTGTTTTTGGTTTTTACCTAATGAAAGGAACATCAATCAGGAGATTGAAGCGTACATACAACTATCTCAAGGACGTGTGTATTACAGGATTTCAAGCATCCAATGGCCAAATTGAATTTCTTGTACACGTTGTGGAAAATACCCCTGCCTTGCAGGTCTTAACTATAGACCCGTTGGATAGACTGATGAAGGGAGATCCATTGTTAGTTATTGAGAGAGAGGTGGACTTTATAGATGCAGCATACAGAATTGTTCGCGAATATATTGAAGAGAACGTTTCACCGAAATGTTCTGTAAGATTGCTGTCGTAG